In Neodiprion pinetum isolate iyNeoPine1 chromosome 6, iyNeoPine1.2, whole genome shotgun sequence, one genomic interval encodes:
- the loco gene encoding regulator of G-protein signaling loco isoform X3 has translation MNMHHNRRKKKRVNYGVRVVELLRGSKGFGFTISGQQPCILSCIVQGSSADNAGLRSGDYLVAVNGHSVSKIPHDEVVRLIGNSKGFLRLQIAENYYSDSSDEEGLATVRSKPKYSHKLRTNTVTPAPVQCAIAKVVRDLHSGAMFDALNRSSQNKIQCSHASLHHRWNMASPLPPPPPPLSSKRDTEKIVHRTIVGYLGTIDIPNQLPPSSMMQVLKKCVKRLKAEKRNPTTVLLTIHVANIKLTNSDNKVIAEYPSFRIVFCNSFSELDKQYFGILTKSVKDNDNIVSNSCHVFTIYYKLIDHAVHANTCNIFGFTCTKTSELNVCQEFPDSCNSLIGAIQTLYISDTDSESNPYNDEARHRQAASPQPSNVSTSTAHSSNSDSGIGFKDDYGNQSDRNMTADFHDRRQYLPNLHLRDSAIVSNQKNGIRPRLKPANESSGSKLTVRAIPDVRWIDDVKGSQFKDADFSYDANGKRGGINFSKIPNVGEGCGMSMASGPCGDEDRDRRGSNTCLGPSAPPIPSLGLPSTMAASSEVTREDNNIGINDALEWRENVDCSLSNEKLMLGNFTDEDLTKLSPKVYSISKSLVHSLEDLKPTMECTSLLHSHSNKSEKPRWGSLQEIRNVGNCNSNACLHRSIESFEKSSNCHGIHSWSTSFEKLLEDPAGLQTFAEFLKKEFSHENIYFWAACERYKDTEGASSRRRLAWQIYQRHLSTSASEPVNVDSHAAGQITQDLLDEAPAALFLQAQKQVFNLMKFDSYPRFLRSELYRTCMEAGSSVVRTQDCDLSLTGSPHIKLKKSHSDAEDRSRKSILPWNRKNRSKSKDRGESEYNKTPCRNETIYKSFTTIKKEVEGNNNDDNVSISSSRSSLASWDIAFRLSFNKNRINLKDSSSILAGEEVQVVPTKVLKLDLPSRRMITVVARKGRTLREVLRPLLNKYGFKLETVTVWADNLVVDMDVAAINAPARLTLTSTNQEFHQDIPSLTYTDDISHSQPKLDEITNKVFKELLVSKSTNKYQYDEGSCKSEDQRSESSSILSNKFFLRESTIHGKKKSKSKSSNTSEKNTLTDTAADVCSRPHPPLIAKWRNGVKLQLPGRYDGEDLYEGLKRAQRSRLEDQRGTEINFELPDFLKNKENGKHPGKKLRRVRGTSGHVESNTRFYDSGEDMKAATGINNFETCNFNGNDGNSKSAFHYNLAHDEGSESANHGFESMSPLEVTMVEVDQTLTENNLQPQFDIQDSSSFKPQFVAASPTKLLTPPPLPPKPKILSSGIKTVHMVARPLQKIIHDNSTTVESCENKNIF, from the exons atgaatatgCACCATAAcaggaggaagaaaaagcgGGTGAACTACGGCGTCAGAGTTGTCGAATTACTTCGCGGCAGCAAGGGTTTTGGCTTCACGATATCTGGTCAGCAGCCCTGCATACTGAGTTGCATCGTCCAGGGAAGTTCGGCGGACAATGCTGGTCTCAGATCTGGAGATTATCTTGTGGCTGTAAATGGTCACAGCGTGAGCAAAATTCCTCACGACGAGGTTGTTCGATTGATAGGAAACTCCAAGGGATTTTTGAGATTACAAATTGCTGAAAATTACTACTCCGACTCGTCCGATGAGGAGGGACTGGCGACGGTCCGATCCAAACCAAAATACTCGCACAAGCTAAGAACAAACACCGTCACCCCTGCTCCGGTACAATGTGCGATAGCCAAAGTTGTTCGAGACTTGCACAGTGGGGCCATGTTTGACGCACTTAATCGCTCGTCTCAAAACAAAATACAGTGCAGCCACGCATCCCTTCATCATCGATGGAATATGGCCAGCCCTCTACCACCGCCACCTCCGCCTTTATCTTCAAAACGAGATACCGAAAAGATTGTACATCGCACCATTGTTGGTTATCTAGGCACCATCGATATACCCAATCAATTACCTCCATCCTCAATGATGCAG GTCCTAAAGAAGTGTGTGAAAAGACTGAAAGCAGAAAAGAGAAATCCCACAACGGTACTTCTAACAATCCATGTCGCTAAcataaaattgacaaattcCGATAATAAAGTGATAGCGGAATATCCATCCTTTCGAATAGTATTTTGCAACTCGTTTTCTGAACTGgataaacaatattttggtaTTCTAACAAAGTCGGTAAAAGACAATGACAACATAGTGTCAAATTCGTGCCATGTGTTCACCATATACTATAAGCTGATAGACCATGCCGTACATGCCAATACTTGTAACATATTTGGATTCACATGCACAAAAACGTCGGAGTTAAATGTCTGCCAAGAATTTCCCGACAGTTGCAACAGTCTAATTGGTGCCATACAAACACTCTACATATCAGACACCGACAGCGAATCTAATCCTTACAACGACGAGGCGAGGCATCGTCAAGCAGCTTCTCCTCAACCAAGTAACGTCAGTACCTCCACGGCTCATTCTAGCAACAGCGACTCCGGGATAGGTTTCAAGGATGACTATGGAAATCAATCGGATCGAAATATGACGGCTGATTTTCACGATCGAAGACAGTATTTGCCAAATTTGCATCTCAGAGATTCCGCGATCGtttcaaatcaaaaaaacGGCATCCGACCGAGGCTAAAGCCAGCCAATGAGTCCTCAGGGTCTAAATTAACAGTCAGAGCAATACCAGATGTTAGATGGATCGATGATGTTAAAGGTAGCCAATTCAAGGATGCTGATTTCTCGTATGACGCCAACGGAAAACGCGGTGgaataaattttagtaaaattcCCAACGTCGGAGAAGGATGCGGTATGTCGATGGCATCTGGTCCGTGTGGGGATGAAGACCGGGATAGGAGGGGGAGCAACACCTGTTTGGGACCATCTGCTCCGCCTATACCCAGCTTGGGGTTGCCTAGTACGATGGCTGCCTCATCCGAGGTAACTCGGGAGGACAATAATATTGGAATAAACGACGCGCTCGAATGGCGGGAGAACGTGGACTGCAGTTTGAGCAACGAAAAACTAATGCTCGGAAATTTTACCGACGAAGACCTCACCAAGCTGAGTCCGAAGGTTTACAGTATTTCGAAGTCTCTGGTGCACAGTTTGGAGGATTTGAAACCGACAATGGAATGCACTTCCCTTCTTCATTCCCATTCCAACAAGAGCGAAAAACCGCGTTGGGGAAGCTTGCAAGAGATACGAAACGTCGGGAATTGTAATTCCAATGCATGCTTG CATAGGAGCATAGAGTCTTTTGAAAAGTCTAGTAATTGCCACGGCATACATTCGTGGTCcacaagttttgaaaaacttctGGAAGATCCGGCAGGTCTACAAACTTTTGCT gAATTTCTCAAGAAGGAATTCAGTCACGAGAACATATATTTCTGGGCAGCTTGTGAACGATATAAAGACACTGAAGGTGCGAGCAGTCGTAGACGATTGGCATGGCAAATATACCAACGTCATTTATCGACCTCTGCCTCGGAGCCTGTAAACGTGGACAGTCATGCCGCGGGTCAAATTACTCAGGATCTCTTGGATGAAGCTCCTGCCGCATTATTTTTACAG GCACAAAAGCAGGTCTTCAATTTAATGAAGTTTGATAGTTATCCAAGATTTTTGAGATCTGAACTCTATCGCACATGCATGGAGGCCGGAAGTAGCGTAGTTCGTACCCAAGATTGCGATCTCAGCTTAACAGGCTCGCCtcatataaaattaaaaaaaagtcattcTGATGCAGAGGATCGAAGTAGAAAGTCTATTCTCCCTTGGAACAGAAAGAACAg GTCAAAATCTAAGGATCGCGGAGAAtctgaatataataaaacacCTTGCAGAAACGAGACGATCTACAAAAGTTTCACAACCATAAAGAAGGAAGTGGAAGGGAACAATAACGACGACAACGTATCAATATCCAGCAGTAGATCTTCCTTGGCGTCTTGGGATATCGCGTTCAGGCTATCATTCAACAAAAAT AGAATAAATTTAAAGGATTCCTCATCGATATTAGCAGGTGAAGAAGTCCAAGTTGTTCCAACAAAAGTATTAAAATTGGATTTGCCGTCCCGTAGAATGATTACCGTTGTTGCGCGTAAAGGTCGAACTCTTAGAGAAGTACTCAGACCATTACTCAATAAATATGGTTTTAAATTGGAAACAGTAACTGTCTGGGCAGACAATCTTGTTGTCGACATGGATGTTGCTGCAATTAATGCTCCAGCTAGGCTTACATTGACATCAACCAACCAAG AGTTCCATCAAGACATACCATCGTTGACATATACCGATGATATATCACATTCGCAACCAAAACTTGATGAAATAACTAATAAAGTTTTTAAAGAATTATTAGTCAGCAAAAGTACAAATAAATACCAATACGACGAAGGTTCATGCAAG TCTGAAGATCAGCGATCTGAAAGTTCTTCTATTTTgtccaacaaattttttctacgcGAGTCCACAATtcatggaaagaaaaaa AGTAAATCAAAATCTAGCAatacaagtgaaaaaaataccttGACGGACACTGCGGCTGATGTGTGTTCTCGACCCCATCCCCCCTTGATAGCTAAATGGCGAAACGGTGTAAAATTGCAGCTTCCTGGCAGATACGATGGAGAGG ATTTGTATGAAGGATTGAAACGTGCACAAAGATCACGGCTAGAAGATCAGAGAGGaactgaaattaattttgaactACCTGATTTTTTGAAG AACAAAGAAAACGGAAAACATCCCGGAAAGAAGCTTCGAAGAGTACGTGGTACCTCTGGCCATGTCGAGAGCAATACCAGGTTCTATGATTCAGGGGAGGATATGAAGGCTGCTACtggtattaataatttcgaaacGTGCAACTTTAATGGTAACGACGGGAATTCAAAATCGGCTTTCCACTATAATTTGGCACACGATGAAGGCAGCGAGTCAGCCAATCATGGTTTTGAGTCCATGAGTCCGCTTGAAGTCACCATGGTAGAAGTCGATCAAACTCTAACAGAAAATAATCTACAACCACAGTTTGATATTCAAGACAGCAGTAGTTTTAAGCCACAATTTGTAGCTGCTAGTCCTACTAAACTTTTGACGCCACCACCCCTTCCTCCAAAACCGAAAATTCTATCTAGCGGTATCAAAACTGTGCATATGGTAGCCAGGCCcttgcaaaaaattattcacgacAATTCGACAACTGTTGAATCATGCgagaataaaaacattttttga
- the loco gene encoding regulator of G-protein signaling loco isoform X1 yields the protein MNMHHNRRKKKRVNYGVRVVELLRGSKGFGFTISGQQPCILSCIVQGSSADNAGLRSGDYLVAVNGHSVSKIPHDEVVRLIGNSKGFLRLQIAENYYSDSSDEEGLATVRSKPKYSHKLRTNTVTPAPVQCAIAKVVRDLHSGAMFDALNRSSQNKIQCSHASLHHRWNMASPLPPPPPPLSSKRDTEKIVHRTIVGYLGTIDIPNQLPPSSMMQVLKKCVKRLKAEKRNPTTVLLTIHVANIKLTNSDNKVIAEYPSFRIVFCNSFSELDKQYFGILTKSVKDNDNIVSNSCHVFTIYYKLIDHAVHANTCNIFGFTCTKTSELNVCQEFPDSCNSLIGAIQTLYISDTDSESNPYNDEARHRQAASPQPSNVSTSTAHSSNSDSGIGFKDDYGNQSDRNMTADFHDRRQYLPNLHLRDSAIVSNQKNGIRPRLKPANESSGSKLTVRAIPDVRWIDDVKGSQFKDADFSYDANGKRGGINFSKIPNVGEGCGMSMASGPCGDEDRDRRGSNTCLGPSAPPIPSLGLPSTMAASSEVTREDNNIGINDALEWRENVDCSLSNEKLMLGNFTDEDLTKLSPKVYSISKSLVHSLEDLKPTMECTSLLHSHSNKSEKPRWGSLQEIRNVGNCNSNACLHRSIESFEKSSNCHGIHSWSTSFEKLLEDPAGLQTFAEFLKKEFSHENIYFWAACERYKDTEGASSRRRLAWQIYQRHLSTSASEPVNVDSHAAGQITQDLLDEAPAALFLQAQKQVFNLMKFDSYPRFLRSELYRTCMEAGSSVVRTQDCDLSLTGSPHIKLKKSHSDAEDRSRKSILPWNRKNRSKSKDRGESEYNKTPCRNETIYKSFTTIKKEVEGNNNDDNVSISSSRSSLASWDIAFRLSFNKNSVSSYEGHSNNKRESPHKCTGLCRVILPDGSTTVVPTSLPESVKDVVTRLLDKRALCYSNYDVLILNTVERINLKDSSSILAGEEVQVVPTKVLKLDLPSRRMITVVARKGRTLREVLRPLLNKYGFKLETVTVWADNLVVDMDVAAINAPARLTLTSTNQEFHQDIPSLTYTDDISHSQPKLDEITNKVFKELLVSKSTNKYQYDEGSCKSEDQRSESSSILSNKFFLRESTIHGKKKSKSKSSNTSEKNTLTDTAADVCSRPHPPLIAKWRNGVKLQLPGRYDGEDLYEGLKRAQRSRLEDQRGTEINFELPDFLKNKENGKHPGKKLRRVRGTSGHVESNTRFYDSGEDMKAATGINNFETCNFNGNDGNSKSAFHYNLAHDEGSESANHGFESMSPLEVTMVEVDQTLTENNLQPQFDIQDSSSFKPQFVAASPTKLLTPPPLPPKPKILSSGIKTVHMVARPLQKIIHDNSTTVESCENKNIF from the exons atgaatatgCACCATAAcaggaggaagaaaaagcgGGTGAACTACGGCGTCAGAGTTGTCGAATTACTTCGCGGCAGCAAGGGTTTTGGCTTCACGATATCTGGTCAGCAGCCCTGCATACTGAGTTGCATCGTCCAGGGAAGTTCGGCGGACAATGCTGGTCTCAGATCTGGAGATTATCTTGTGGCTGTAAATGGTCACAGCGTGAGCAAAATTCCTCACGACGAGGTTGTTCGATTGATAGGAAACTCCAAGGGATTTTTGAGATTACAAATTGCTGAAAATTACTACTCCGACTCGTCCGATGAGGAGGGACTGGCGACGGTCCGATCCAAACCAAAATACTCGCACAAGCTAAGAACAAACACCGTCACCCCTGCTCCGGTACAATGTGCGATAGCCAAAGTTGTTCGAGACTTGCACAGTGGGGCCATGTTTGACGCACTTAATCGCTCGTCTCAAAACAAAATACAGTGCAGCCACGCATCCCTTCATCATCGATGGAATATGGCCAGCCCTCTACCACCGCCACCTCCGCCTTTATCTTCAAAACGAGATACCGAAAAGATTGTACATCGCACCATTGTTGGTTATCTAGGCACCATCGATATACCCAATCAATTACCTCCATCCTCAATGATGCAG GTCCTAAAGAAGTGTGTGAAAAGACTGAAAGCAGAAAAGAGAAATCCCACAACGGTACTTCTAACAATCCATGTCGCTAAcataaaattgacaaattcCGATAATAAAGTGATAGCGGAATATCCATCCTTTCGAATAGTATTTTGCAACTCGTTTTCTGAACTGgataaacaatattttggtaTTCTAACAAAGTCGGTAAAAGACAATGACAACATAGTGTCAAATTCGTGCCATGTGTTCACCATATACTATAAGCTGATAGACCATGCCGTACATGCCAATACTTGTAACATATTTGGATTCACATGCACAAAAACGTCGGAGTTAAATGTCTGCCAAGAATTTCCCGACAGTTGCAACAGTCTAATTGGTGCCATACAAACACTCTACATATCAGACACCGACAGCGAATCTAATCCTTACAACGACGAGGCGAGGCATCGTCAAGCAGCTTCTCCTCAACCAAGTAACGTCAGTACCTCCACGGCTCATTCTAGCAACAGCGACTCCGGGATAGGTTTCAAGGATGACTATGGAAATCAATCGGATCGAAATATGACGGCTGATTTTCACGATCGAAGACAGTATTTGCCAAATTTGCATCTCAGAGATTCCGCGATCGtttcaaatcaaaaaaacGGCATCCGACCGAGGCTAAAGCCAGCCAATGAGTCCTCAGGGTCTAAATTAACAGTCAGAGCAATACCAGATGTTAGATGGATCGATGATGTTAAAGGTAGCCAATTCAAGGATGCTGATTTCTCGTATGACGCCAACGGAAAACGCGGTGgaataaattttagtaaaattcCCAACGTCGGAGAAGGATGCGGTATGTCGATGGCATCTGGTCCGTGTGGGGATGAAGACCGGGATAGGAGGGGGAGCAACACCTGTTTGGGACCATCTGCTCCGCCTATACCCAGCTTGGGGTTGCCTAGTACGATGGCTGCCTCATCCGAGGTAACTCGGGAGGACAATAATATTGGAATAAACGACGCGCTCGAATGGCGGGAGAACGTGGACTGCAGTTTGAGCAACGAAAAACTAATGCTCGGAAATTTTACCGACGAAGACCTCACCAAGCTGAGTCCGAAGGTTTACAGTATTTCGAAGTCTCTGGTGCACAGTTTGGAGGATTTGAAACCGACAATGGAATGCACTTCCCTTCTTCATTCCCATTCCAACAAGAGCGAAAAACCGCGTTGGGGAAGCTTGCAAGAGATACGAAACGTCGGGAATTGTAATTCCAATGCATGCTTG CATAGGAGCATAGAGTCTTTTGAAAAGTCTAGTAATTGCCACGGCATACATTCGTGGTCcacaagttttgaaaaacttctGGAAGATCCGGCAGGTCTACAAACTTTTGCT gAATTTCTCAAGAAGGAATTCAGTCACGAGAACATATATTTCTGGGCAGCTTGTGAACGATATAAAGACACTGAAGGTGCGAGCAGTCGTAGACGATTGGCATGGCAAATATACCAACGTCATTTATCGACCTCTGCCTCGGAGCCTGTAAACGTGGACAGTCATGCCGCGGGTCAAATTACTCAGGATCTCTTGGATGAAGCTCCTGCCGCATTATTTTTACAG GCACAAAAGCAGGTCTTCAATTTAATGAAGTTTGATAGTTATCCAAGATTTTTGAGATCTGAACTCTATCGCACATGCATGGAGGCCGGAAGTAGCGTAGTTCGTACCCAAGATTGCGATCTCAGCTTAACAGGCTCGCCtcatataaaattaaaaaaaagtcattcTGATGCAGAGGATCGAAGTAGAAAGTCTATTCTCCCTTGGAACAGAAAGAACAg GTCAAAATCTAAGGATCGCGGAGAAtctgaatataataaaacacCTTGCAGAAACGAGACGATCTACAAAAGTTTCACAACCATAAAGAAGGAAGTGGAAGGGAACAATAACGACGACAACGTATCAATATCCAGCAGTAGATCTTCCTTGGCGTCTTGGGATATCGCGTTCAGGCTATCATTCAACAAAAAT TCAGTGTCATCTTACGAAGGACATTCGAATAACAAGAGGGAATCTCCCCATAAATGTACTGGACTGTGCCGGGTAATATTACCTGACGGGTCTACAACTGTAGTGCCAACTAGCCTACCAGAGAGTGTTAAAGATGTGGTTACTCGACTTCTCGATAAAAGAGCTCTATGTTATTCCAACTACGATGTTCTCATACTTAACACCGTTGAG AGAATAAATTTAAAGGATTCCTCATCGATATTAGCAGGTGAAGAAGTCCAAGTTGTTCCAACAAAAGTATTAAAATTGGATTTGCCGTCCCGTAGAATGATTACCGTTGTTGCGCGTAAAGGTCGAACTCTTAGAGAAGTACTCAGACCATTACTCAATAAATATGGTTTTAAATTGGAAACAGTAACTGTCTGGGCAGACAATCTTGTTGTCGACATGGATGTTGCTGCAATTAATGCTCCAGCTAGGCTTACATTGACATCAACCAACCAAG AGTTCCATCAAGACATACCATCGTTGACATATACCGATGATATATCACATTCGCAACCAAAACTTGATGAAATAACTAATAAAGTTTTTAAAGAATTATTAGTCAGCAAAAGTACAAATAAATACCAATACGACGAAGGTTCATGCAAG TCTGAAGATCAGCGATCTGAAAGTTCTTCTATTTTgtccaacaaattttttctacgcGAGTCCACAATtcatggaaagaaaaaa AGTAAATCAAAATCTAGCAatacaagtgaaaaaaataccttGACGGACACTGCGGCTGATGTGTGTTCTCGACCCCATCCCCCCTTGATAGCTAAATGGCGAAACGGTGTAAAATTGCAGCTTCCTGGCAGATACGATGGAGAGG ATTTGTATGAAGGATTGAAACGTGCACAAAGATCACGGCTAGAAGATCAGAGAGGaactgaaattaattttgaactACCTGATTTTTTGAAG AACAAAGAAAACGGAAAACATCCCGGAAAGAAGCTTCGAAGAGTACGTGGTACCTCTGGCCATGTCGAGAGCAATACCAGGTTCTATGATTCAGGGGAGGATATGAAGGCTGCTACtggtattaataatttcgaaacGTGCAACTTTAATGGTAACGACGGGAATTCAAAATCGGCTTTCCACTATAATTTGGCACACGATGAAGGCAGCGAGTCAGCCAATCATGGTTTTGAGTCCATGAGTCCGCTTGAAGTCACCATGGTAGAAGTCGATCAAACTCTAACAGAAAATAATCTACAACCACAGTTTGATATTCAAGACAGCAGTAGTTTTAAGCCACAATTTGTAGCTGCTAGTCCTACTAAACTTTTGACGCCACCACCCCTTCCTCCAAAACCGAAAATTCTATCTAGCGGTATCAAAACTGTGCATATGGTAGCCAGGCCcttgcaaaaaattattcacgacAATTCGACAACTGTTGAATCATGCgagaataaaaacattttttga